The Humulus lupulus chromosome 3, drHumLupu1.1, whole genome shotgun sequence genome window below encodes:
- the LOC133821735 gene encoding uncharacterized protein LOC133821735 translates to MKNEEIAAMLQALEATFKQHSESQLEKFTTLLDQHMAKTEERLSQGSPPPSPGLTGENSAMRESGRTPSRRSHSEPEASDVNSILKTLRVKVPKFDGTNVEDWVYKINKFFDLHRVENHIRLTIVPFHLEGVSCTWFQWMEKSGSFTDWESFLRALQQRFGTSIYDDPLGRISKLTQKGRVSDYRAEFEALMPRITGVPESMFLNFFIWGLKVEIRRELLMLPPKDLADAMAKAQLFEDRHDDWVSRPRGEVTKAPWSNRTTTPHQGMNSVQLPKPGPFASGTSISAPTGSPLPIKKLSPTELKERRDKGLCFTCDEKFHFGHKCKNRMLILCGYDDEEMGTMVDSESHEEAEETEEEVSLNSLSNSMNPRIFRIMATHGSEAVEVLIDTGSHNNFIQEALVTQLHLECEDTKRFKVYMGNGNFLLCSKICKGVELILQGHSFLVDLYVLPICGLDIVLGMQWLQTLGPCIHDHKALTMEFTWQGTVIKLAGSKELAAHQLSFTQFHAMLQEGEVKDIYRLSAVLDRTESKQPPFDALAAQFPSNAQEVLTEFEDIFQEPDQLPPHRGTDHRIFLQPGSTPVNVRPYRYPYFQKDLIEQLVKEMLAVGFIRPSTSPYSSPVLLVKKKDGTWRFCVDYRALNGITVKDRFPIPTIDELGSARVFSKLDLRAGYHQIRMDHRDIHKTAFRTHEGHYEFVVMPFGPPMLPPLFKRQ, encoded by the coding sequence ATGAAAAATGAAGAGATTGCTGCCATGTTACAGGCCCTGGAAGCTACTTTCAAACAGCATTCGGAGTCACAATTGGAGAAGTTTACCACCTTGTTGGACCAACATATGGCGAAGACTGAGGAACGACTTTCCCAAGGATCACCACCACCGTCGCCAGGCTTGACGGGCGAAAATAGTGCGATGAGGGAATCGGGTCGCACCCCAAGTCGACGTTCACACTCTGAACCAGAAGCTTCTGACGTCAATTCCATTTTGAAAACACTGAGGGTCAAGGTACCCAAGTTCGATGGGACTAATGTGGAGGATTGGGTATATAAGATCAATAAGTTCTTTGATCTGCATCGAGTGGAAAATCACATTCGTCTGACCATTGTACCATTCCATCTGGAAGGAGTCTCTTGCACCTGGTTCCAATGGATGGAGAAGAGTGGGTCGTTCACTGACTGGGAATCGTTTTTGCGTGCTCTGCAGCAACGTTTTGGGACGTCCATATACGATGACCCCTTAGGCCGCATCTCCAAACTCACGCAGAAAGGAAGAGTGTCCGATTACAGAGCTGAATTTGAGGCTCTCATGCCTCGTATCACTGGAGTGCCGGAATCGATGTTCCTGAATTTCTTCATTTGGGGTCTGAAGGTGGAGATTCGCCGTGAGCTTCTCATGCTTCCCCCTAAGGATTTGGCTGATGCAATGGCGAAGGCGCAGTTATTTGAAGATCGTCATGATGATTGGGTTTCTCGACCTCGAGGGGAGGTTACTAAAGCTCCGTGGTCCAACCGTACAACTACCCCACACCAGGGAATGAACTCGGTACAGTTGCCCAAACCGGGACCGTTCGCTTCAGGTACTTCTATATCGGCCCCCACAGGTTCTCCCTTGCCGATTAAAAAGCTATCACCAACTGAGTTGAAGGAGAGACGTGATAAGGGTCTCTGTTTTACTTGCGATGAGAAATTTCATTTTGGTCATAAGTGCAAAAATCGAATGCTTATTCTGTGTGGTTATGATGATGAGGAGATGGGTACCATGGTGGACAGTGAGTCGCATGAAGAGGCTGAAGAGACTGAAGAAGAAGTTAGCTTGAATTCGTTATCCAATTCAATGAACCCTCGTATTTTTCGGATTATGGCTACACATGGGTCCGAAGCGGTTGAAGTGCTCATTGATACGGGCAGTCACAATAACTTCATTCAAGAGGCGTTGGTCACACAGTTGCACTTGGAGTGTGAGGATACCAAACGATTCAAAGTCTATATGGGCAATGGGAACTTTCTGCTGTGTTCCAAGATATGTAAAGGGGTCGAACTCATTTTGCAGGGCCATAGTTTCCTTGTTGATCTGTATGTATTACCCATATGTGGTTTGGACATTGTTTTGGGGATGCAGTGGCTGCAAACGTTGGGTCCGTGTATTCATGATCATAAAGCGCTCACAATGGAATTTACTTGGCAAGGTACGGTTATCAAGCTGGCGGGATCGAAGGAATTGGCAGCTCACCAATTATCTTTTACTCAGTTTCATGCGATGCTTCAAGAAGGAGAGGTTAAGGATATCTATCGCCTCTCAGCGGTTTTGGACAGGACCGAGAGTAAACAGCCGCCTTTTGACGCATTGGCAGCTCAATTTCCTTCTAATGCACAGGAAGTTCTGACTGAATTTGAGGATATTTTTCAGGAGCCTGATCAACTACCGCCGCATAGAGGGACTGACCATCGCATATTTCTACAGCCGGGTTCCACACCGGTTAATGTTCGCCCATATCGGTACCCGTATTTTCAGAAGGATTTGATTGAGCAATTGGTCAAGGAGATGCTGGCTGTGGGTTTTATTCGTCCAAGCACTAGCCCTTATTCTTCACCCGTTTTGTTGGTTAAAAAGAAAGACGGTACATGGCGCTTTTGTGTGGACTATCGGGCTCTTAATGGGATCACCGTTAAAGACCGCTTTCCTATTCCTACGATTGATGAATTGGGCAGCGCTAGAGTATTCTCTAAACTTGACTTGCGGGCGGGGTATCATCAAATCCGCATGGATCATAGAGACATTCACAAAACAGCCTTCCGGACCCACGAAGGCCACTATGAATTTGTGGTTATGCCGTTCGGCCCACCAATGCTCCCTCCACTTTTCAAGCGACAATGA